The nucleotide sequence TCTTATTAGAATCCATGGTTACCGTGGCAGTCCTCGATGTCCCCCTAGCATTACCTTCCCAACGATCAAACTTCCACCCAGAGTTAGGTACAGCTATAAGAGTGACTCTAGTTCCGCTATTAAATTGATTACCGGATTGATCTTTTGTAATTTGTCCACCTTCAGTTGAATTTAACGAAAGTGAATAGGTTGTTCGTTGGTTAACTTCTTGCACTGGTTGTTGTGGGTTGACTTCTTGCTCGTCTTCATCTTGTATAAAAACAGCTCTAATAGACTTATTAGAATCCATAGTAACAGAAATCCGATCGTTGGTTGAAGTTTCAGATCCATCCCAGCCTTTAAATAACCACCCTTCACT is from Desertibacillus haloalkaliphilus and encodes:
- a CDS encoding InlB B-repeat-containing protein encodes the protein SEGWLFKGWDGSETSTNDRISVTMDSNKSIRAVFIQDEDEQEVNPQQPVQEVNQRTTYSLSLNSTEGGQITKDQSGNQFNSGTRVTLIAVPNSGWKFDRWEGNARGTSRTATVTMDSNK